In one Hydrogenobacter sp. genomic region, the following are encoded:
- a CDS encoding TetR/AcrR family transcriptional regulator translates to MRLKRKGTKKRILESALKLFSEKGIRETTIKDIAKDVGVTEGAIYRHFVSKDEIVRGLFGMYSEEFYNRLMSSFEEKTYKEKFYRAVEEFLNFCFENPEAFKYLDLFHYLRAEEVKEFIKLPKDAVLKLLQEGKGIVKVRAELALAMFVGTLERVFLLTEAGLLEKREEIKREVADLLWKALTS, encoded by the coding sequence ATGAGGTTAAAGCGAAAGGGTACAAAAAAGAGGATCTTAGAATCCGCACTGAAGCTCTTTTCTGAAAAAGGCATAAGGGAAACCACTATAAAGGATATAGCCAAGGATGTAGGTGTAACGGAAGGGGCCATATACAGACACTTTGTCAGCAAGGATGAGATAGTGAGAGGGCTTTTCGGTATGTACTCGGAAGAGTTCTACAACAGACTTATGTCCTCTTTTGAAGAAAAGACATACAAAGAAAAGTTTTATAGGGCTGTTGAAGAATTTCTCAATTTCTGCTTTGAGAATCCTGAAGCTTTTAAATATCTAGATCTCTTTCACTATTTGAGGGCTGAAGAGGTAAAAGAGTTTATAAAACTTCCAAAGGATGCGGTATTGAAACTCCTTCAAGAGGGAAAGGGGATCGTCAAGGTTAGGGCTGAACTCGCGCTTGCTATGTTTGTGGGTACCCTTGAGAGGGTATTTCTCCTTACGGAAGCTGGGCTTTTGGAAAAACGTGAAGAGATCAAAAGAGAGGTAGCAGACCTTCTCTGGAAGGCTCTCACATCCTGA